DNA sequence from the Corynebacterium freneyi genome:
GCTGGAATCGAAGCGGTTCGAACTCGGACCGGACCCGGCCGCGCACCCCATCCTCGCCGAGCTCCGCAAAAAGGTGTCGCCGCTGGTGCCCGCGCCGGCGGACTCGTGGCCGTGGCCCTACGAGTAGGCGCACGTGGCGGCGGCGGGCCGTCGTAAAGCATGCCGCCCGCCTAAAGCACGCTGCCCGACGCGGCCCACCCGAAAACGGCCTAGCCGCCCGCCTTCTCGGCGACGGTCATGAGGTAGGAGATGAGCATGCGCTTGACCTCCTGCACCGTCAGTTCGTAGTGCAGCTCGCGCATGCCGGCGTCGCCCGGACGGTCGACGGAGTAGTTGAGCAGCGAATACGTCGTGTGGATGAGCAGTCCCGCAATGAAGCCGCGCACGTCGGCGTCGGACCCCGGGGCGAGGGGCCGCAGCACCTCCGAAATGCCGTCGAGCAGTTCCTGTTCGGTGTGCGCCGCCGTCGCCCGCGTCGCCGGCGTCGACTGCACCGCCAACCACACCGAACGCCGCGACGGGTCGTTGCGCCACAGGTCGGCGATGTGGTCGATGAACTCCGACAGGAAGTCCGGCCATTCGAGGGCGGGCACCCGCTCGGCGAAGCGGTTGATCTCGGCGACGACGCCGGCGGCGTCCTGGCGGTCGAGCTCGCAGATCATGACGTACTTGTTGGCGAAGAACTGGTACAGCGTGCCGATGGGCACGGACGCCCGTTTGGCGACCTCGTCGAAGGTGAAGGACTCGAATCCGACGTCGACGAGCACGTCGCGCGCCGCCGACAGGATGCGGGCGTAGCGTTCGCGGCTGCGTTGCTGGGCGGGGCGCCGCCGGGGGCGGAGGATTTCGGGGTCGTGCTCCGGGGCCGCGGCGTCGGGGCGTGACGACGCTTCATCGGCTTTCGACCCGCTCCGCCCGGTTCGGCCGCTCTGCCCGGCCCGCCCGGCCGACTCCGTTTTCGGCTCAGTCACCGGCGTTGAGGTCACGCAGGACGCGGCCGACGTGACCCTTCGCGCGGACGTTGTACCAGGCGTTTTCCACGGTGCCGTCCGCCCCGACCAGGACGGTCGAGCGGATGACGCCCTGGACGATCTTGCCGTAGTTCTTCTTCTCGCCGAACGCGCCCCAGGCGGCCAGCGTCTCCTTCGTCGGGTCCGACAGGAGGGTGAAGTTCAGGCCGTGGTCGTCGCGGAACTTGGCCAGCTTCTCCGGCTTGTCGGGGGAGATGCCCACGACGTCGATGCCGGCGTCGTTGAACTGGGCGGATTCGTCGCGGAAGTCGCAGGCCTGGGTGGTGCAGCCCGGGGTGTTGGCCCGCGGGTAGAAGTACACGAGGACGCGCTTGCCGCGGTAGTCCGACAGGGACACCTCCCGTCCGTCGTCCGCCGTGAGCGTGAAGTCGGGGGCGGCGTCTCCGGGTTCGAGCCGGATGTTCTTCGGTGCGGTGGTGTCGTTGTCGGCCATGGGGCCCATGGTAGCGGGATTAATGGGTGTTGGGCGCCCAAAGATGCTTTCGAGTGTTACCCTTTTGCATCAGTCGACCGTTCACCGATCAAGGGGAGTCCACGTGGCCCGCAGCATTGACGACATCCAGCGCGACATCGAGCGCAACCGCACCCAGCTCGCCAAGACGCTGGACGAGCTTGCCGTGCGCACCAATCCGAAGAACGTCGCGGAGGACGCGAAGTCCCGTGCCGTGGACGGCCTGCAGGAGCCGAAGGTTCAGGCCGTGCTCGGCGCCGTCGCCGTGGTGATCGTCGGCGCGATCGCCCTGTCGGTGACCCGCAGCCGCCGTCGTTCGGCGGAGATCGAGCGCATTCGCGAGATGATCGAGGCCGCCGGCCGCTAGTTCGGGTTTCGGTGCCGCCGGAGGGCGGGTCCCCGTTCGGGGCCCGTCCTCTTTTTGCTTTGCGACGGCCCTCGGGATGCTTCGGGGCTCCCGACGCAACCGGCGCCGTCGACGCAACCGAAACCGCGCATGAAAAAACCAGGCCGGGTAAAATACCCGGCCTGGTTGGTGGTGCGCCATCAGGGACTCGAACCCCGAACCCGCTGATTAAGAGTCAGCTGCTCTGCCAGTTGAGCTAATGGCGCTTGCGTTGTCGCTCCGGCCCGCTGTGCGCTGGCCTCCGCTGCAACGAGAAGAAATATAACCCTCTTCGCGGCGCTATACAAAATCGCCTGTTCAGAGTGTGTTTTCTGGTGGGGGATCTTGGTGGGATCGAGGATGGGGTTCGGCGACGGGGCGGTAGTGGTCGAGAAGCCCCCCATCCGTGAAATGTGGCTGAATCCATGCCCACATCACATGGGCACCACCTGCGGCGACGAGCCGTTGTCGGATTGTGACCCTAACGGTGGTCGCTTGGCGTGCGTTTTCGGTGCTCAACAGACTAAGTTGACCGGGTACGTGTTTCGCATGCGTTCCCGGGCGGGCACCGACTCGGCCGGGGCGTCGTAAAGCAAACGTGCGGCGAAAGCCGCGGATGACATCAACGAGTGCGTGGAGCGATTGAGGAAAATGGGTGCTGAACTGATTCGGGGCCGACGAATCCGGGCCGTCGTGGCGGCCTTCGGCGTCGCCGCCCTGACGCTGACGGGCTGCACCGTCGGCGACTCGGAGGGGACGGATGGTTCCGGCAAGGTCCAGGAAGACAAGCCGAAGCCGGTGGCCAACGTCAAGGACGGCGCGGACGACTGGTCGGTGCTCGACCCGGTCACCGTGACCATCGACGACGCGAAGCTCGACTCGGTGACCCTGACCAACGACGAAGGCACCGAGGTCGAGGGCGAGCTGTCGGAGGACGGCACGAAGTGGACCTCCACCGAGGAACTCGGCTACTCCCGCACCTACACCATCGAGGCGAAGGCCGGCACGGAGAAGCTGTCCACCTCCTTCCAGACCGTCACCCCGAACAACCAGACCTACGGCTACCTCTCCCCGGCGGAGGGCTCCACCGTCGGCGTCGGCCAGACCATCGCGGTGCGTTTCGACGAGCCCATCGCCGACCGCAAGGCCGCCCAGGACGCCATCAAGGTGACCACGGAACCGGCGCAGGAGGGCGCGTTCTACTGGCTCAACAACTCCGAGGTCCGCTGGTGGCCGGCCGAGTACTGGGAGCCGGGCACGGAGGTCACGGTCGACGTCGACATCTACGGCAAGGACCTGGGCAACGGCTACTACGGCCAGGAGGACAGCTCCACCAGCTTCACCATCGGCGACAAGGTCATCGCCATCGCCGATGACGCGACGAAGACGATGACCATCGAGCGCAACGGCGTGGTGGAGAACTCCATGCCGATTTCGATGGGCTCGGCCCGCTGGCCCACCCCGAACGGCACGTACCTCATCGGCGAACAGCACACCAGCATGGTCATGGACTCCACCACCTTCGGCCTGTCGCTGGACGCCGGCGGCTACCGGACCCCGTCAACTACGCGACCCAGATGTCCTACTCCGGCATCTACGTCCACGGTGCGCCGTGGTCGGTGTGGGCCCAGGGCTCGCAGAACGTGTCGCACGGTTGCATCAACGTCACCGACGCCAACGCCGCCTGGTTCCAGCAGAACACCAAGCGCGGCGACATCGTCATCGTCCGCAACACCATCGGCGGCACCCTGCCCGGCACCGACGGCCTCGGCGACTGGAACATCCCGTGGGAGACCTGGAAGGCCGGCAACGCCGACGAAACCTCCTCCTGGTAGCTCATTCGCGTCCCCGTCATCCGACGCACGTGGAAGACCCCGCCCGGCCTGCAGTGGCCGGGCGGGGTTCGTCGTATGTCGGGAAGAGCGGGGAGGGGCGCTCAGAGCATGCCGAGTTCGGTGGCCTTGGCCACGGCGGCGGTGCGCGAACCCACGTCCAGCTTGGTGAAGACGTGCACCAGGTGGGACTTGACGGTCGCCTCGGTCAGGACGAGCTTTCCGGCGATGTCCTTGTTCGACAGACCGTCGGCGACAAGGCGCAGCACCTCGGTCTCGCGGGCGGTGAGGGAACGGCCCGGGTCACGCAGGCGCCCCATCAGGCGGGTGGCGACGTCACCGGACAACACGGTTTCGCCGCGGGCGGCGGAGCGGACGCCGTCGACGAGCTGCGCCGGGTCGGAGTCCTTGAGCAGGTAACCGACCGCGCCGGCGGACACGGCGCCGAGGATGTCGGCGTCGGAGGAGTAGTTGGTCACCACCAGCACCTGCGGCGGGTCGGGCAGCGCACGGATGCGGGCGGTGGCGTCGACCCCGCCCGCCTGGCCATGGGCGCCCGGGCCTTCGCCGAAACGCAGGTCCATGAGCACCAGGTCGAAGGGGCGACCGGCGTCGTGGGCGTCGGCGACGGCCTGCACGGCCTCGTCGGGTGTGGCGGCCTCGGCGGCCACGGTGATTCCGCCGTCGGTTTCGAGCACCGCGCGCAGCCCCGCGCGAACCACGGGGTGATCGTCGGCGAGCAGGACGGTGATCATTGGGGCTCCTTGGATTCGGGGTCGGTCGGGGAATCGGGGCCGACCGAATCGGCGATCACGGCGTCGGCGGCCGAGGGGTCGGATGCGGGGAGGTGGGCGTCGTCAAGCGGAACGTGCACCGACACCCCGCAGCCGGAACCCGGCGCGGACTCGATGGACACGGTTCCACCGAGGGCGGCGATGCGGCGACGCACGCCCACGATGCCCACCGCCCCGGACGGCGGTGCGGCGGTCGGATCGAAGCCGACGCCATCGTCGACGACGTCGAGGGACACCGAATCGGGCTGGTAGGTCAGGGTCACGGCGCACCGGTCGGCATGGGCGTGGCGGGCGACGTTGGCGACGCTGGCCTGGGCGATGCGGACCAACGCCGCCTCGACCTCCGCCGGCAGCGGGCGCGGATCGCCGTCGACGCTGAAGTGCGCGGGGGAACCGTCGGCGGTGGCCGGGGTTGCGGCGCAGACCCGGGCGAGTGCCACCGGCAGGTCCGCCCCGCTGAGCGCGCCGGGCTGCAGGGCGGCGATGATGCGACGGGTTTCCCTGAGATTGTCGGCGGCGACGTCGCGGGCCATGCGGATCTGTCCGATGGTGCGTTCGGTCGACGCCGACCGCTCGGCATCGGTTCGCGCGTCATCGCCGACGACGCGGGCCGACGCCTCCGCCGAATGCAGCAGCAGCTGAATGGAGGACAGGCCCTGGGCGACGGTGTCGTGGATGTCGGCGGCCAGACGGGCGCGTTCGTCCAGTTCGCCGGCCCGGCGCGACATTTCGGCGATGTCGGCGCGGGCGGCGAGCAGTTCGTCGATGGCCTCGGCGCGGGTGGTGGCCTCCTGCAGCAGCATGCGGAACCCCAGGCCCACCATCAGCGCCACCGCGGCGCCGAGGATGGGGCCGGCGACGCCGCCGACGCTCCACCCGCCGTGCCAGGCGATGATGCCGATGGCCAGCGCCGTGATGACGCCGACCATCGCCACCGCGTACCAGCCGACGGCGGCCTGCAGCACCAGGAAGAAGAGGGGAAACGCCAGCCACACCCCGTCGGGCGACGTCCACGCCAGCCCGGCGAAACAGGCGATGACGGCGGGCGGCCACCACGGCGGCTCGTCGTCGGGCTGCATGCGGCCGATGGCGTAGACGATGGCGAAGATGACCAGCCACAGCCACGTCGCCGGCGACAGGTGCCCCGATTCGGCGGTGGCGATGCCGCGCAGCGCGACGAACATGAGCAGCACGGCGACCAGCAGGTCCAGGCACACCCGCAGCCACCGCCAGATCCGGCCGAGCGCCGCTGGGTCGGTCGCGGCGGCGTCGGCGGTGGGGCCCGGGCGGGCGCCGGCGGCGGGGTCCGGCCCTGCGGCGGGGGAGGGGGTCTCGGGGCGGTCGTTCACGCCCCCCAGCGTAAGTGCCGCACGCGCCGGGGTGCAGGTGGCGGGGCGCGGCGGCGTCGTCGGGGTCAACCGAAAGTTGGGAGGCAAGTCCCATCCCGCGGGCGATTCGCCGGAGGCCCGCGCCGACGACCATTGGAGTCATGTACCAGGCAACTCGTGAACTCCGCGCCGCACCCGGGCGCACCGCATTGATCACCGTCACCGTCGGCTTGATCGCCGTGCTCGTCACCATGCTGTCCGCATTGGCGGCGGGCTTGTCCCATCAGTCGACGTCGGCGTTGTCCGAATCCCTCGGCGACGACGATGCCGTCATCGTCGCCGACGCCGGTTCTCCGTCGTTGGCGGCGTCTCGCTTGACGACGGCCCAGGTCACGGCCGCGAAGTCCGAGGGCGGGGCCGAGGTGTGGTCCGTGGGCCGCGCGCGCCTCGGCGGTGAGCCGGTTTTCGTCTTCCCGGACCATTCGCTCGGACGCAACGAGATCCGTCCCTCCGACGCCGTCGCAGAGGATCTTCCGGAGTCCGGCACCGCGACCTTCGGGGGACGGACGGTCACCGTCGCCGGTACCGCGGGTGACCTGTGGTGGGAGCACCAGCCGGTCGTGTTCGTCGACCCCGCGCTGGCGGAGCAGATCGCCGGTGGTGCGTCGGCCGTCGTCGTCGATGAATCCGTGACCGAGGCCCCCGAGGTCGACGGCACCGTGGTCGTGCGCGGCGACGAGCGCATGGACCTGTCGTCGTCGAACAAGGGCGAGCAGATGTCGCTCAACGCGATGACGTCGTTGCTGTACCTCATTTCCGCGTTGGTCGTCGGCGCGTTTTTCATGGTGTGGACCGTCCAGCGCATGCGCGGCGTCGCGGTGTCTTCGGCGCTGGGGGCGTCGCGTCCGGTGCTGGCCGCCGATTCGTTGGGCCAGGCGCTCATCGTGCTGGCGCTTGGCGTCGGTTCGGGCGTCGCCGTCACCGTCGGCGCGGGCACGTGGCTGTCGTCCAGCGGCATCATGCCGGTGCTCATCGATGCGTCGACGACCGCGTGGCCGGCGTTGGTCCTCGTCGGCACCGGATTGATCGGCGCGGCCGTGGCGCTGGTGCCCGTGCTGCGCGTCGAGCCGAGGGAGGCGCTGGCCAATGCGTGACCCCGCCGGCCCGAACCGGACCGCCCGCACCACCTTTGCCCCGCATGAACGCGAACAGGAGACCACGATGACCTCGTCCACCGCATTCGATTCCCGCACCGCCGATTCCCGCACCGCCGATTCCCGCACCGCCGATTCCCGCACCGCCGATTCCCGCACCGCCGACGCTCGTCGGGCGCTGCACGTCTCCGGCGTCGGCCTGGAGGTCGCCGACGGTTCCGCGACGCGCCGCATCCTCGACGACGTCTCCCTCGACGTCGACCGCGGCGAGGTCGTCGCCGTCACCGGCCCCTCCGGATCCGGCAAGTCCACGCTGCTCGCGGTGGCGGGCTGCCTGCAGACCCCCGACACGGGCGTCGTCACGCTGCATGGTGCCGACGGCGACGTCGACCTGACCGCCCGGGGCGCCGACGCGACGCGTGTGCGTCGCGAACACATCGGTTTGGTGTTCCAGCAGCCGAACCTGCTTCCCGCGTTGACGGTGCGGGAGCAGCTGATCGTCATGACGCGCCTGGGCCGCATTCTTCCGCCGCCGGCCTCCGAGCGTCGCCGCGCCCGCGAGCGTGCCGCCGAGTTGCTCGAGTCCGTGGGACTGAGCGGTATGGCCGAGCGCCGCGTGTCCACCCTGTCCGGCGGTCAGCAGGCGCGGGTGAACCTGGCGCGAGCTTTGATGAATGAGCCCGAGTTGCTGCTGGTCGACGAGCCCACCGCCGCCCTCGATCGTGCCTCCGCCGAGGCGGTCACCGACCTCATCGTCGACGTCACCCGCCACTATGGGGCGGCGACCCTGTACGTCACCCACGATCCCGGCCAGGCCGAGCGCGCCGACCGCGTCATGGAGATGGTCGACGGACGCCTGACCGACGTCGGCGCGCCGGGCGGGTCGGCTGCGCAGCGGGAGCACGCCGTGGCGAGGTAGTCGCCGCGAACCCCGCGCATGCGAAAGGCCCGGACCAAACGGTCCGGGCCTTTCCTTCGGGGTGACTGACGGGACTCGAACCCGCGACACCCAGGATCACAACCTGGTGCTCTACCAACTGAACTACAGTCACCATCGCATTCACGACGTCGGGGTAACCCGCGCCGTGCAGCGGATTACAGGATAACCCACGAATCGTGCCCGACAAAACCGCAGGTCATCGGCATGCTTGACGACGGTCCGGCCCAGGCCACTCCATCGGCACGGCACGCATGGCGTCCTCGGCCGCCCGCGTGACCTCATCGGTGGACGGTCCCTCGCCGGGGACGAGCATGGCGCGGCGGTAGAACTCCAGCTCGCGGATCGACTCGCGGATGTCGGCCAGCGCACGGTGCGACATGCCCTTCTCCGGCTGCCCGAAGTACACGCGCGGGTACCAGCGGCGGGCCAGTTCCTTAAGGGAGGACACGTCGATCATGCGGTAGTGCAGGAACTGGTCGAGCTCCGGCATGTAGCGGTTGATGAAGCCGCGGTCCGAGGCGATCGAGTTGCCGGCCAGCGGCGCCTGACGCTCGGCGGGCACCCACTGGCGGATGTAGTCGAGAACCATGCGCTCGGCTTCGTTGACGTCGACGGTCGACCGGCGGATCTCGTCGGTAAGGCCGGAGGACGCGTGCATTTCGGTGACGAACGAGTCCATCTGCGCCAGTTCGGTCTCCGAGGCGTGGACCACGATGTCGACGCCGTCGCCGAGGATGTTGAGCTGCGCATCCGTGACCAGGGCCGCGATTTCCACGATGACGTGCCTGTTGGGATCCAGGCCGGTCATCTCGCAGTCGATCCACACGATGCGGTCGTACTTCGGGGCAACGCCGTTGGAATCGTTGCCGGCGTTGTCGTTGCAGTTGGCGTCGTCGTGCGCGTGGGTCACTGGGCCATCCCTTCGTAGAAACGTCCGATGATGGGGGCGACGAGCCACCTCGGCAGGTAATTGCCCGCGGTGTTCATGCCCTTGCTCAGGGCGCCGGGCACCACCCGCAGGCGATTGGCCGCCACCGCATCGAGGCTGTCGCGGGCGCAGTCGTCGGTGGAGGTCCACAGGAAATCGGGGACGTTCTCGTCGACCTCGTTGGCGCCGCCGTCACGCTCGTCGGGACGCACCGGGCCGGGGGCCAGCAACGTGCAGTGCACGCCGGTGCCCTTGAGGTCGTAATGCAGCGCCTCGGTGAACGTGTTCACGAACGCCTTCGTGCCCACGTACGTGGCGTTGTTCGGGATGACCGTCGTGCCGGCCGCCGAACCCACGTTGAGGATCGCACCCGAACCGCGCTCGACCATCTGCGGCACCACCAGCTGCGTCAGATCGAACAGGGCGGTGGCGTTGAGCTCGAACTGCGCCTTCTCGTACTCCGGGTCCAACTCCTGGAAACGGCCGAACGTGGCGATGCCGGCGCAATTGACCATCACGCTGATCCGGCGCTCCCGCAGCTCGTCGCAAAGCACCTCCCGCTCCCGCGGATCCGACAAATCGCAGGGACGGACCTCCACGGACAGGGACGGGCCCGACAGCTCCGCGGCCAGGGCCTCCATCTTGTCCGCCGACCGGGCAACGAGAATCAGCGAATGGCCGCGCCGGGCGAGTTCCCTGGCCAACGCCTTTCCGATGCCTTGCGACGCGCCGGTCACCACGGCGCGGTAATCGGGATGGGGAGCGGGCAATGCCATGTTCGTCCTCGCGGTCGGTCGACGGATGGTTACGCCGCAAGCCTAGTGCGCCGAG
Encoded proteins:
- a CDS encoding TetR/AcrR family transcriptional regulator is translated as MLRPRRRPAQQRSRERYARILSAARDVLVDVGFESFTFDEVAKRASVPIGTLYQFFANKYVMICELDRQDAAGVVAEINRFAERVPALEWPDFLSEFIDHIADLWRNDPSRRSVWLAVQSTPATRATAAHTEQELLDGISEVLRPLAPGSDADVRGFIAGLLIHTTYSLLNYSVDRPGDAGMRELHYELTVQEVKRMLISYLMTVAEKAGG
- the bcp gene encoding thioredoxin-dependent thiol peroxidase; amino-acid sequence: MADNDTTAPKNIRLEPGDAAPDFTLTADDGREVSLSDYRGKRVLVYFYPRANTPGCTTQACDFRDESAQFNDAGIDVVGISPDKPEKLAKFRDDHGLNFTLLSDPTKETLAAWGAFGEKKNYGKIVQGVIRSTVLVGADGTVENAWYNVRAKGHVGRVLRDLNAGD
- a CDS encoding DUF3618 domain-containing protein; this translates as MARSIDDIQRDIERNRTQLAKTLDELAVRTNPKNVAEDAKSRAVDGLQEPKVQAVLGAVAVVIVGAIALSVTRSRRRSAEIERIREMIEAAGR
- a CDS encoding response regulator, with product MITVLLADDHPVVRAGLRAVLETDGGITVAAEAATPDEAVQAVADAHDAGRPFDLVLMDLRFGEGPGAHGQAGGVDATARIRALPDPPQVLVVTNYSSDADILGAVSAGAVGYLLKDSDPAQLVDGVRSAARGETVLSGDVATRLMGRLRDPGRSLTARETEVLRLVADGLSNKDIAGKLVLTEATVKSHLVHVFTKLDVGSRTAAVAKATELGML
- a CDS encoding sensor histidine kinase: MNDRPETPSPAAGPDPAAGARPGPTADAAATDPAALGRIWRWLRVCLDLLVAVLLMFVALRGIATAESGHLSPATWLWLVIFAIVYAIGRMQPDDEPPWWPPAVIACFAGLAWTSPDGVWLAFPLFFLVLQAAVGWYAVAMVGVITALAIGIIAWHGGWSVGGVAGPILGAAVALMVGLGFRMLLQEATTRAEAIDELLAARADIAEMSRRAGELDERARLAADIHDTVAQGLSSIQLLLHSAEASARVVGDDARTDAERSASTERTIGQIRMARDVAADNLRETRRIIAALQPGALSGADLPVALARVCAATPATADGSPAHFSVDGDPRPLPAEVEAALVRIAQASVANVARHAHADRCAVTLTYQPDSVSLDVVDDGVGFDPTAAPPSGAVGIVGVRRRIAALGGTVSIESAPGSGCGVSVHVPLDDAHLPASDPSAADAVIADSVGPDSPTDPESKEPQ
- a CDS encoding ABC transporter permease: MYQATRELRAAPGRTALITVTVGLIAVLVTMLSALAAGLSHQSTSALSESLGDDDAVIVADAGSPSLAASRLTTAQVTAAKSEGGAEVWSVGRARLGGEPVFVFPDHSLGRNEIRPSDAVAEDLPESGTATFGGRTVTVAGTAGDLWWEHQPVVFVDPALAEQIAGGASAVVVDESVTEAPEVDGTVVVRGDERMDLSSSNKGEQMSLNAMTSLLYLISALVVGAFFMVWTVQRMRGVAVSSALGASRPVLAADSLGQALIVLALGVGSGVAVTVGAGTWLSSSGIMPVLIDASTTAWPALVLVGTGLIGAAVALVPVLRVEPREALANA
- a CDS encoding ABC transporter ATP-binding protein — its product is MTSSTAFDSRTADSRTADSRTADSRTADSRTADARRALHVSGVGLEVADGSATRRILDDVSLDVDRGEVVAVTGPSGSGKSTLLAVAGCLQTPDTGVVTLHGADGDVDLTARGADATRVRREHIGLVFQQPNLLPALTVREQLIVMTRLGRILPPPASERRRARERAAELLESVGLSGMAERRVSTLSGGQQARVNLARALMNEPELLLVDEPTAALDRASAEAVTDLIVDVTRHYGAATLYVTHDPGQAERADRVMEMVDGRLTDVGAPGGSAAQREHAVAR
- the orn gene encoding oligoribonuclease — translated: MTGLDPNRHVIVEIAALVTDAQLNILGDGVDIVVHASETELAQMDSFVTEMHASSGLTDEIRRSTVDVNEAERMVLDYIRQWVPAERQAPLAGNSIASDRGFINRYMPELDQFLHYRMIDVSSLKELARRWYPRVYFGQPEKGMSHRALADIRESIRELEFYRRAMLVPGEGPSTDEVTRAAEDAMRAVPMEWPGPDRRQACR
- the cmrA gene encoding mycolate reductase (Catalyzes the final step in mycolic acid biosynthesis.); amino-acid sequence: MALPAPHPDYRAVVTGASQGIGKALARELARRGHSLILVARSADKMEALAAELSGPSLSVEVRPCDLSDPREREVLCDELRERRISVMVNCAGIATFGRFQELDPEYEKAQFELNATALFDLTQLVVPQMVERGSGAILNVGSAAGTTVIPNNATYVGTKAFVNTFTEALHYDLKGTGVHCTLLAPGPVRPDERDGGANEVDENVPDFLWTSTDDCARDSLDAVAANRLRVVPGALSKGMNTAGNYLPRWLVAPIIGRFYEGMAQ